The Pseudarthrobacter sp. NS4 genome includes a window with the following:
- a CDS encoding phage holin family protein, whose translation MSSQIPEPPPTPAHAKADTNSLGELLGDVTRDLSTLMRQELELAKAEAKQSATKAGKGGGMLAGAGVAGHFVLVFLSIALWYALGQLMGLGWSAVVVAVIWGIIAAILAAVGRKELKKIKGMPQTVETVQEIPPTLKPNGGH comes from the coding sequence GTGAGCAGTCAGATACCGGAGCCTCCTCCCACCCCCGCGCACGCCAAGGCAGACACGAATTCCCTCGGGGAACTCCTCGGTGACGTCACCCGGGACCTTTCCACCCTGATGCGCCAGGAACTGGAGCTCGCCAAGGCCGAAGCGAAACAGTCCGCAACAAAAGCCGGCAAGGGCGGCGGCATGCTCGCCGGCGCCGGCGTGGCAGGGCACTTCGTGCTCGTGTTCCTCTCCATTGCCCTCTGGTACGCCCTGGGCCAGCTGATGGGCCTGGGCTGGTCCGCCGTCGTCGTGGCGGTCATCTGGGGCATCATCGCCGCCATCCTCGCCGCGGTCGGCCGCAAGGAACTCAAGAAAATCAAAGGCATGCCCCAGACCGTCGAAACCGTCCAGGAAATCCCGCC